A region of Ananas comosus cultivar F153 unplaced genomic scaffold, ASM154086v1, whole genome shotgun sequence DNA encodes the following proteins:
- the LOC109705848 gene encoding LOW QUALITY PROTEIN: mannose-6-phosphate isomerase 1-like (The sequence of the model RefSeq protein was modified relative to this genomic sequence to represent the inferred CDS: inserted 1 base in 1 codon), producing MVENGNKGDKAPPMAPPPPLPLPLLRLRCSVQNYDWXEDSRVARLFARNSAAEVDPARPYAEFWIGTHGSGPSFLLLRSGADPVSLEEWILQNPSVLGEKVAARWAGDLPFLFKVLSVAKALSIQAHPDKELAKVLHKMRPTIYKDANHKPEMAIALTDFRALCGFVTIEELKDVLATVPEILELVGYKELSKIMNDKEHDGHIEPKSFLQSIFTRLMSAKQEAVSEAVLKLKSRLNSDNKKRMLTEKEQLALLLEKQYPGDVGVISAFFFNYVKLSPGEALYIAANEPHAYLSGECIECMATSDNVVRAGLTPKFRDVQTLCSMLTYKQGFPEILRGVTLNPFVSRYTPPFDEFEVNRCLLPPQESVVFSAVPGPSIFLIVSGEGRITVDSPANEEETVAEGDVFFLPAHSEIRVSASSAASGQLQIYRAGVNSRFFD from the exons ATGGTCGAGAACGGCAACAAGGGCGACAAGGCCCCCCCaatggcgccgccgccgccgctgccgctgccgctgctgcgGCTCCGGTGCTCCGTCCAGAACTACGACT GCGAGGACTCGCGCGTGGCGCGCCTCTTCGCGCGCAACTCAGCCGCCGAGGTCGACCCCGCGCGCCCCTACGCCGAGTTCTGGATAGGCACCCACGGCTCCGGcccctccttcctcctcctccgctccgGCGCCGACCCCGTTTCGCTCGAGGAGTGGATCCTCCAAAACCCTAGCGTCCTCGGGGAGAAGGTCGCCGCGCGGTGGGCCGGCGATCTCCCCTTCCTCTTCAAG GTGTTGTCCGTGGCGAAGGCGCTATCGATACAGGCGCACCCGGATAAGGAGTTGGCGAAGGTGCTGCATAAGATGCGGCCCACCATTTACAAAGACGCGAATCACAagccggagatggccatcgcccTCACCGATTTCAGGGCCCTCTGTGGGTTTGTCACCATTGAG GAGCTTAAGGATGTGCTCGCAACTGTACCTGAGATTCTAGAGCTGGTTGGTTATAAGGAACTAAGCAAGATTATGAATGACAAAGAGCATGACGGACACATCGAACCAAAATCTTTTCTGCAGTCAATTTTTACAAGGCTTATGTCAGCAAAACAAGAAGCAGTTTCTGAAGCAGTATTGAAACTGAAAAGCCGTTTGAACAGCGATAATAAG AAGAGGATGCTAACAGAGAAGGAGCAACTAGCATTATTGTTGGAGAAGCAGTATCCTGGTGATGTTGGTGTCATATCGgcatttttctttaattatgtgAAGCTTAGCCCTGGGGAAGCACTCTATATTGCTGCAAATGAACCACATGCTTATTTATCTGGAGAATGCATCGAATGTATGGCCACTTCGGATAATGTTGTGCGAGCTGGTCTGACTCCTAAATTCAGGGATGTGCAAACTCTTTGTTCCATGCTTACATATAAACAG GGGTTCCCTGAAATCTTGCGAGGAGTCACCTTAAACCCCTTTGTATCACGGTACACTCCTCCATTCGACGAGTTCGAAGTCAACCGCTGCCTGCTCCCCCCGCAAGAGTCGGTGGTTTTCTCCGCAGTTCCAGGCCCATCTATTTTCCTCATAGTGTCCGGGGAAGGCAGAATCACCGTGGATTCTCCGGCCAACGAAGAAGAGACGGTGGCTGAGGGCGACGTATTCTTCTTGCCCGCACATAGTGAAATAAGGGTTAGTGCTTCTTCAGCAGCTTCTGGGCAGTTGCAGATTTATAGGGCTGGGGTAAACAGCAGATTCTTTGATTAG